The genomic stretch GCCTTGAATTCAGTTGTTCAAAGTGTTTCATTAAGAGCCATAAGAACGGCCTGACTATCAAATGGTATCACTATTTGTTGTTCAACGTAGTTCCCAGCCAATCCTATGTTGCTGCAAgcttaaattaagtttcatgctgAACAATTGCAATGCTCCCCCAGATATTCCCCAAGGGCTGTTCCAGGAGATGAACTGTACTTCCCACAGTCTGACATACCCTTCATCAAAAAGCTATCTGTGTATCAGACTATATTGTGTGTGTATATAGATATATACCCTCATTCCTTCTTCAAGAAAATATTCTTCTGTTGTAGATTAACAATGTCTCGTGCATCTAGTTCGAATCGATCGATTGTGATGATGGACTGGCAAAGCACAGCTGAGGGTGAGACAGTTCTGCAACATTTTTACAATCCCCAAACAACTGGAAGAAAACTGTTTGGTGAGTAAGGTGTAGATATAAATGTTAATTCTTCATGGCAAATACAATGGTTTTTATCTTGGAGTAGCTCTACTCTACACACTACTTTCTAATCTTctgactaattttaaatttttcaagaaatgttgacgtaaactatttattaaagtCAGTCTTAAAGTCtggcaataaatataaatatactttactaggctgttcttttatattaaataaatttgataatgttTAGTTAAATTGGCCACTCAAGATATATcttacttaaaagtttaaataaaacacattaaaaacttaGTGTTcagtttattcttaaataaacaacatagatcattattatgaataaaccatatgatatatattagataaatataaacatgtgttTAGACATATTAATCGTCTTTTAATTTGTTGGATACATTTTGCAGTGTAGCTTTTGATAGATGTCTACACCAGATAACTCCATCATCCCATCTGATTTTTGAACATAAGATTTCCTTCTCTTCCTATAACTTTTAGCAAATGTTATGTTATTCTCTTCTTGTTTTTTCTCTTGGGTATAACAGTGCAAGATGTGTTCTGACAGGACTGCTAAACATAACTGATAGGATGTTGAATCAGTCGAGTTTACAGCCTGCTTTAGTTGCATAAGTAAATAATACAGGTTCGTTTCAGTTTTCCCTCCTTCATTCTGCATAGCACTTAGTGAATTCTTAACCGTTTGCACGAATCTTTCCGCTTGGCCATTTGATGATGGATGATTAGGGGCAGTAGTTTTGTAAATGACACCATTTTTCTTCaggaattgtttaaaaatatgtgatgGGCACCATTATCTGAGATTAATATAGCTGGGAGTCCAAATGTGGTAAACTGTGTCTGCAATTCCCTAACACACCAATGTGTCGATGTAATACCTGTTATACCTGTTGGTGTGACTGCAACCCACTTAGAAAAAGCATCCACTACAATAAAAGAGTATTGACCATTATTAGGACTTGCAAAATCTATGTGAATCCTGCCCCATGGACCTCTTGGAGTCTGCCAAGGGTGACTGATTTCCTTGGCtgataaattttgttaaagaCAACACTGTTTACAAGACCGTTTAACTTCTTCAATGTCTTTATCAATACGTTTCCAAGTACAGTGACTTCTAGGCTTGGTTTGGGTTCAACATAACCTTTTAACAACATCATCAGCTCAGTGTAATTTTTGTCAAGAGGGTTCATATAAAGACAAATCACaagatatattaattttgtcaTAATGAGTATTACAATAGTAACAGTTTATATTGGCTTTTTCTGAATTGCATGCAGCCTTGTATTGCACAAACAGAATTATTGTGTAGCTCAAATagatccaaaatttaattttactgagttgttttatgttaatgttctCTCTTATaatgaaatcagtagttttttttttttggcaatgGATTAGTGTTAAATTAcataacaagataataatatattcttttacaCTTCACACAGTTAAAAATGTAAGTATCACTGTAGGTATTAAATTTATGCATGAGTGATTAGTTGTCATAGACACCAAGGTCTGCTCAACAGAGGGAGCCTACAACTAAGGAGTTCTGGTACTGTAGTATACAGTAATAGCTTAATGTAGGCATATTCCTGCCAACTGGGGGCAAGCTGGAAGTGCAGACATTATGTAGGATGGGTAACGACGTGAGTCATCTAAGCTACAGCTTATATTAAGAAAACTTCTGGTGTTAtgtcaaaattattagttaaaaatactcATAAAAGCTGATAATTTTTGGATAATGAAATCTAGTGGCATATCCATGGTGAAGTATTAGTAATTAGTTCTCTGGAAATACCTCTTCTTTTGGTTGCAACAACACGAGGTTGCAAACAATCACAGTTATAATCTActatttttgcaaaataaaatgtaatttttcagttggtgtaaaattgtattaaatacgtttttatctATGCGACAGTTATGATAATTGTGATGTACTGCTTTTAACATTTGTTATGGACTCTTTTGACTGGTGCGACTAGTGTCAGTCGCTGGTGAGTAGTCACAGACAGAGACAACCACAGTCGCAGAGTGTTTATCATGCCATGCCAtgtgaatatgtttaaaataattttttagtgtttttaccACTAAGTTAAACTATAAACCTGTacgctaattaaaaaaaaaaacacagtcaGGTATTTGCCTCCACTTCCGGGTTCAtctataaattatgaataactgGTGCTTTTACCATCACTGTTTTCAACTATTGCACACTTCACCAATACATCACATTCTTTCTGTCAACCCTATTTAGTAAATAACCATCATCCAGTCCTCTTTTCAGTCTGGCTTTAATGAGAATTACTGTATGTCATAACGTCAtaactatatgttttaatgtaactTAATACTGTATGTCTTGCTatcatgaaacaaaataaatatatgcacaCATTATTATATGTCTAATTTTATATTGGAGCctgtacaatgaaatcattatgAATGTATCTTTTTGGTACAGTgacattgtttttattcatatggCACAAAACAGATCAATATGTATTCTTAAAGAGgcatacaaagttattttttcaagTACTATTAAACAATTgatttcaaatatttgccattattGTGTGTTAAAACACCTTGTAGCATTTTCCTATGATCCCTAAAATGTAGTcccttaacaaaaaaaattaaagttaggaCAAGCTTTTTCTCTATTTTAACTTAATACAGAGTTcatagataatttatatatatgcCATCTTTGATGAAACATAACACAAAAGTATACAGAGGTTTAAGCAGTTAGAAGAATTCTGAAAACAATGTACTCCCTTAATAAATGAGGGGTTATAACAATTTTGAAGTATTCTTCTtatcttcttttaaatatttcatgtgcCTTTTTTAACTTGTTACACATAATTTATAATGTCTTTTCGTCATCTATTTCTTCCACTTGCAGATATTTAggcaataatatttttcttttaaatgttctCATCACTACATTGAAAGCTCATTTGATAATAGACATTGCTTTTTAGCAGATTATATAATTGgtgtattaaaaatactttcatgGCCATAATCGCAACTATCCCTCTAGTAAAATTGTACCTTAAACATGTATCAGGCCATCCACACAAATATTAGAAGTGAATTGGATAGATCACCTCTGTCTTTTAAATAGCTTTTCCCTCTCAGTGAATTACTAACACTCAaactgtttgaataaataaaatattatatttttcataatattcgtttaaacttttacattaaaaaccttcattaaaaagaaaaataatatctcTTAAACATCAATTTTGAGTAACTTTTCAGAAATAATGAGAATAATACTGTATGTTTTCTTTTTGGAAGAAAAAAATCCACAATAGATTAAagatagttttttaaaacatatctatgaattcaaatgatattttaaagaatgtaaaaaatatgcttAAAAACACCAAACgcaaacttatataaaattgggCAATTACGAcatgaacattttcaaacaaataactgtattgaataaaagcacattatttatatctctaaaataGCAACACTACTACttttttcacttaaaacaaaacaatattcaaCAAATAACCTTTGCAAAATGTCACCTTTACttcaaaaaagacaaaaataactACCTATAGTACTCGTATATGTAATAGATAAACACACTTTAAGCtctaatttacatattttgcCTATTGAGTTATCTCATTTTATATAAGTGCAGTCTTATGTCACGTCTAAAAATGTGAGaggttcataaaaataaattgaatagttgtattgaataagaaatatttacgaTTTATACAAACATCCATCCTGTACTTTGTGAAGGCTCAGGCAGAAGCCGCACAGTCTTTATTCCAAATTTAGTGTGGTGGAAAATTATACTCTATCTAAAAAGAAGcctaaaacatttcattggttTACTGCTAGAATGCAATACACTATAAGTGGTATGCCAGAGCACTGCAGTTATGGTGTTGTGACTTTGAATACAGTCAGTTGCAATTTTGGCAAACATCATTATTATACTGTTCAGATAATCAGACAATACAAAGAAACGTAACTCACCAGTCAccactgtgattaattaaaatatattgatgttaAGGAATACTGGAGAGGCCATCGATTCTCACCCAGGTGGAAGAAGTATGCTACAAGCTGTTTTTTGTGGGCAAGTCAGGGATAGGCAAGACGGCAACTGTGGCAAGACTGGCCGGGACTGCTACACCGTCATCTTACATTGAAACTGTCGGTATCCGCAAGACCAATGTTTACTGGCCAGTCAAAATCTGGGACAAAGTAATCCTGTTCAAGCTCCAGTGCTGGGACGCGGGCGACAACACCATTAGGAAGTATAGCCACATTTTACCTGTGAGTTAGGTGAACAGATACTAGTAATATGTAATggttatatattaatgtaatatatattcagatattccaaaagaataaaaaaaaatctaatttacttataaaaatatgcatAGTAAAAATTACAgacttttatgaaaaatattatgtatgacAGTTGTATAATCAAATAactgtttagtatttattatatttttttgtaaaatacccTTGCAAAACCTGGAAAAGTGGCCTGCCAATATACGTAATTTAGTTGCCATTTTTTGGgttaaattaatctatatattacaCTATGTTACTTAATTCAAAATACAGAAATTTGTGTAAAAATCTaagttaactatttaaaatatgttttgaattgaCTAAATTGTGTTAGATTATTATCcttaaaatgcattttttcatGAACTTAggtgaaaaattagaaaattaaggTAAAAAAGGTAGTTAATGGTGGAAACAATAATTGTCTTCTACTTGACTACTTATGACAAATAATAAGTGTGACTAATAGAGTTTTAATATTGTTcccaaaactgtataatttagatttttcttgCATACAGTTCTTTATAAAATgtggtaaattaattaatttaattattgtatattattgcccactataaaaactaataagttgtAATCTCCAAAAGTATTACTGActgatcatttaattttttttgctttctacccattttaaatatttattttatgtatacaactTCCCGACTGTACCCAGTTATTCTGTtcaatttgcatttaaatttagtataaaactgattttaatttttccagttCTTGTTATGACTATCTcaaatttacatgtttaatttcagattagcaaaaataatttgaactaaTAAGGTACCtatattacttgttttaattaaaattatttttcaagattaaGTTCCAAAGATCAATTATTAGAAAGTTTTGCATCATTTAGCACATGTGCTATAATACTGCAAAATCAAGTTTAAAGTTCTGGAGACACTGAAACAGATGTAGAAAACAACCACAACTCACATCTACCCGTAGAGTATTGAGAC from Homalodisca vitripennis isolate AUS2020 chromosome 2, UT_GWSS_2.1, whole genome shotgun sequence encodes the following:
- the LOC124354894 gene encoding ciliogenesis and planar polarity effector 2-like, which codes for MSRASSSNRSIVMMDWQSTAEGETVLQHFYNPQTTGRKLFGILERPSILTQVEEVCYKLFFVGKSGIGKTATVARLAGTATPSSYIETVGIRKTNVYWPVKIWDKVILFKLQCWDAGDNTIRKYSHILPSCKEKVDALVFVFSYSDSNSFSELPQLINKMTKDEPSQPASIVIGTRFSSTNKLEVDVAETKEFEQKWRVPVLRLGKSASSERNEVHKVAPLLNTICERLWMRDQEYLLRHGFTT